One uncultured Caproiciproducens sp. DNA segment encodes these proteins:
- a CDS encoding class I adenylate-forming enzyme family protein, which translates to MDLISKTISECLKERVNISGKRTAIEMDDWSCTFEQLDRFSNILAIQMGKYGIGKGTHVGIWSVNSPNWVSTFLALTKIGAIPVLVNTCFKEEEVTQILNYADVEVLYYGAGYKTIVFEDLIARIRNKTPKVRHFVHIDAKEAGTWINEDDFGREMNSPKALAELEQKKKKIKPTDTACMIFTSGTTSFPKGVLLSHHSLVNNSLAMIRAMHWNEFDKMCITVPMFHCFGVTAGIIACLLSGAEMDLLPYFKTSAVWDALEKGNCTILNGVPSMFLALIRKPEYQDRRANGLKSGIIAGSPVTPEEYMEICGRFPNMHLQPSYGQSETSPCVTIANWDDPSGKKSKSAGRLIDHVNARIADMSTGSVLEQGGDGEIQVKGYNVMLGYYQLPEATAKAFTSDGWLKTGDIGHFDKNGELHITGRLKEMIIRGGENISPEEIERVIKKLNWVEQVKVVGIPADVLQEEIAACVISKQGCKLNKSEFFDFLKPRLAHYKVPAYLLGFDSFPVNASGKVELKNLKSKAAAMVKEGKRI; encoded by the coding sequence ATGGACCTTATCAGTAAGACAATCAGCGAATGCTTAAAAGAGCGGGTCAATATCAGTGGAAAGCGGACAGCCATTGAAATGGATGACTGGAGCTGTACATTTGAACAATTGGATCGGTTTTCGAATATTCTTGCCATTCAGATGGGAAAATATGGAATAGGAAAAGGAACCCATGTCGGAATATGGAGTGTCAACAGCCCGAATTGGGTGTCCACTTTTCTGGCACTTACTAAGATTGGCGCTATCCCCGTACTTGTCAACACGTGTTTTAAAGAGGAAGAGGTCACGCAGATACTGAATTATGCTGACGTGGAAGTGCTGTACTATGGTGCAGGCTATAAAACGATCGTCTTTGAAGACCTTATTGCGAGAATAAGGAATAAAACGCCAAAGGTAAGACATTTCGTTCATATTGATGCGAAGGAAGCCGGAACGTGGATCAATGAAGACGATTTCGGAAGAGAAATGAACTCTCCGAAAGCTCTGGCGGAATTGGAACAGAAAAAAAAGAAAATTAAACCGACTGATACGGCTTGTATGATTTTTACTTCGGGAACCACTTCATTTCCTAAAGGCGTGCTTCTCAGTCACCACAGCCTTGTGAATAATTCCCTTGCCATGATCAGAGCCATGCATTGGAATGAATTTGACAAGATGTGCATTACGGTGCCAATGTTCCATTGCTTTGGGGTGACGGCCGGAATCATAGCCTGTTTACTCAGCGGTGCGGAAATGGATCTGCTGCCTTATTTCAAGACGTCTGCCGTATGGGACGCGCTCGAAAAAGGAAATTGTACCATACTGAACGGCGTACCGAGTATGTTTTTAGCGTTGATTCGGAAACCGGAATATCAGGACAGACGTGCAAACGGCCTAAAATCCGGTATTATAGCGGGTTCTCCGGTCACTCCGGAAGAATACATGGAAATCTGCGGCAGGTTTCCCAATATGCACTTACAGCCCTCGTATGGCCAGTCTGAGACTTCTCCGTGTGTGACGATAGCGAATTGGGACGATCCCAGTGGAAAAAAAAGCAAATCGGCCGGAAGGCTGATTGACCATGTAAATGCGCGCATAGCAGATATGAGCACCGGCAGCGTACTTGAACAGGGCGGAGACGGTGAGATTCAGGTGAAAGGCTATAACGTTATGCTTGGTTATTACCAGCTTCCAGAGGCTACCGCCAAGGCTTTTACCAGTGATGGCTGGCTGAAAACAGGGGATATCGGTCACTTTGATAAAAACGGAGAGCTTCATATTACGGGAAGACTGAAAGAAATGATCATAAGAGGGGGAGAAAACATCTCTCCCGAAGAAATAGAGCGGGTAATAAAAAAACTAAACTGGGTTGAGCAGGTCAAAGTAGTAGGTATCCCTGCCGATGTGCTGCAGGAAGAAATTGCGGCATGCGTCATTTCAAAGCAGGGATGCAAACTGAACAAAAGCGAATTCTTCGACTTTTTAAAGCCGAGATTGGCGCATTATAAAGTGCCCGCCTATCTATTGGGTTTTGACTCATTCCCGGTGAATGCAAGCGGAAAAGTTGAACTGAAAAATCTGAAATCAAAAGCAGCTGCAATGGTCAAAGAAGGAAAGCGGATTTAA
- a CDS encoding acyl-CoA dehydrogenase family protein gives MADAYFTEQHELIRKLAREFAEKEFTKEILDTVEATGVFPEELLDKMAVAGFFGIKIPKELGGQGADARSYVLAMEEVARVSGVASIYVSSPNSLSGGPLLLAGNDEQKAKYLTSVVTGKKKLAFALTEPGAGSDVGGLVTTAVKDGDHYILNGRKCFITMAPLADYSVIFAKTDMTKGNKGISAFVIDMKAPGVSCGKPEDKMGIIGCATSDIILDNVIVPESDRLGEEGDGFKIAMKTLNTGRLGVAAQSIGVAQGCLDEAIKYAKERKQFGKRIGDFQAIGFMIADMATKLEAAKQLTYKTAYLMDTKQDATLNASMAKYYSAEVCNEIAGKAVQIHGGYGFIKDYKIERMYRDCRVFTIYEGSSQVQQIVISKTLLKK, from the coding sequence ATGGCAGATGCGTATTTTACAGAGCAACATGAATTAATCAGAAAGTTAGCCCGTGAATTCGCTGAGAAAGAATTTACCAAAGAAATACTGGACACGGTTGAGGCGACCGGAGTTTTTCCTGAAGAGCTGCTTGATAAAATGGCGGTAGCGGGATTCTTCGGAATTAAGATTCCAAAGGAATTAGGCGGACAGGGCGCGGACGCACGCTCTTATGTTTTGGCTATGGAAGAAGTTGCAAGAGTATCCGGTGTGGCGAGCATTTATGTATCCAGCCCGAACTCTCTTTCGGGTGGGCCGCTGCTTCTTGCGGGAAATGACGAGCAGAAGGCAAAATATCTTACGTCGGTTGTAACCGGTAAGAAGAAACTGGCATTTGCCCTTACCGAGCCGGGTGCGGGTTCCGATGTGGGTGGCCTCGTGACTACCGCGGTGAAAGACGGAGATCATTATATACTCAACGGGCGCAAATGCTTCATAACGATGGCTCCGCTTGCGGATTATTCGGTAATCTTCGCAAAGACCGATATGACAAAGGGCAATAAGGGCATTTCGGCATTCGTGATTGACATGAAAGCACCGGGCGTAAGTTGCGGCAAGCCTGAGGACAAAATGGGCATTATAGGATGCGCAACCTCGGATATTATTCTCGATAACGTAATCGTTCCGGAATCCGACCGCCTCGGTGAAGAGGGAGACGGATTTAAGATCGCCATGAAAACGCTTAATACAGGACGTCTGGGTGTTGCGGCCCAGTCGATCGGCGTTGCGCAGGGATGCCTTGACGAAGCAATCAAGTATGCCAAGGAAAGAAAGCAGTTTGGGAAGAGAATTGGGGACTTTCAGGCTATTGGTTTTATGATAGCGGACATGGCGACAAAGCTCGAGGCAGCAAAGCAGTTGACGTACAAAACTGCATATCTCATGGATACAAAGCAGGATGCTACCCTCAATGCGTCCATGGCAAAGTATTACTCTGCAGAGGTCTGCAACGAGATTGCAGGCAAGGCTGTGCAGATCCATGGCGGATATGGTTTCATTAAAGATTACAAGATCGAGCGGATGTATCGCGACTGCCGTGTGTTCACTATCTACGAAGGGAGCAGCCAGGTTCAGCAGATAGTAATCAGCAAAACATTACTGAAGAAGTAA
- the etfB gene encoding electron transfer flavoprotein subunit beta, whose translation MKILVCVKQVPDTNEVKIDPVKGTLIREGVPSILNPDDANALEAALRIKDKDPTTQIVVLTMGPPQATYMLRECLAMGADEAYLLSDRAFGGADTCATSTTIAGGIKKISGADIIFAGRQAIDGDTAQVGPQVAQRLGIPVVTYVQDIKMGDGKVTVQRQLEDGYEIVEAQMPCLLTCVKELNEPRYMSIGSIVDAYKKDITVWSHTEVCLDAKECGLNASPTQVFRSFTPPQKGKGEMLTGSDNEMAKILIGKLNEKHLI comes from the coding sequence ATGAAAATATTGGTATGTGTAAAACAGGTTCCGGATACGAATGAAGTAAAAATAGATCCTGTTAAAGGGACCCTTATTCGTGAGGGCGTTCCCAGCATTCTTAATCCGGATGATGCCAATGCGCTTGAGGCGGCGCTCCGGATTAAGGATAAAGATCCAACCACGCAGATTGTGGTGCTTACCATGGGGCCGCCGCAGGCTACCTATATGTTAAGGGAATGTCTTGCAATGGGAGCGGATGAAGCTTATCTGTTAAGCGACCGTGCATTTGGCGGAGCGGATACCTGCGCGACGTCAACAACCATCGCGGGAGGAATCAAAAAAATTTCGGGTGCAGATATCATCTTTGCAGGGCGTCAGGCTATCGATGGCGATACCGCGCAGGTAGGACCTCAGGTCGCACAGCGCTTGGGTATTCCGGTCGTAACTTACGTTCAGGATATCAAAATGGGTGACGGCAAAGTAACGGTACAGAGACAATTGGAAGACGGGTATGAAATAGTCGAGGCTCAGATGCCATGTCTCCTTACATGCGTAAAGGAATTGAATGAGCCTAGGTACATGTCGATAGGCTCGATCGTAGATGCCTACAAGAAGGATATCACGGTATGGAGCCATACGGAGGTTTGCCTTGACGCGAAGGAATGCGGACTGAATGCTTCCCCGACACAGGTGTTTCGTTCCTTTACACCGCCGCAGAAGGGCAAGGGCGAGATGCTCACTGGATCAGAT